AGACATCGTGATGAACTTGAGTTTGCTGGTCGGTTTCTCACATTTCTTCAAGGCGATGGAGGCTGGTCTGCGGGAGGTATGCAGGAGTGTCAGAATCGGCAAGATCTTGATCCAACGTGTGCGTGGGTCCATTTATTTCCATTGAGGCCATGTTCTGATAGAACGGCGGGCGTATTTAGGATGAGGAGACTACACTTCCAAAGCTTTTCTACTCGAAGGTGCGTTatgcttcttcctctcttcttATTTAATTTATTTCTTTTCAGTTTCCTCAAGATATTGCGTCGCGTTATGTGCTGTTACTCGATCCTATGCTGGGTAAATTATCAATTTCTCAAATGTTTCGTCAACAAGCTGACGCATTCTCTGTAGCAACGGGAGGCTCAGCCATGAAAGCCGTGGAGGTATTGATGGAGCACGGCGTGCCCGAGGAACggatcatcttcatcaacctgGTTTGTTGATCACCTTCCTTTTTATTCTGCTTATTGATGACATGTCTTTCAAGATTGCTGCACCCGAGGGACTAACTACGTTCTGTTCTCGATTCCCATCGTTGAAAGTGGTGCGTTTCTCTCATACAAAGCACACtttctcttcatcgtcagcCATATCATTCAGATTACAGGATGGATTGATCAGGGTCTCAATGATAAAGCTTATATTATTCCTGGACTGGGAGACTTCGGTGAACGCAGGTATGAATTATGTCGCTATGAGAAATGAATTTGAACTTAACTATGGATTTTCTCAAGATACTGCACATAAGGGTTTTAGGGGCACATACGACAACATTGTATTTCCATCATATACCAATCGAACATTTATAGCATTTCAGACATCCTTTGGCCAAAACAATTTAGGAAACCGTGTGTTTTTCTCAAAGCTCCTTCATATGGACCCACAGGCCGCCCTACATCAAAGTAAATATCCCGAACCCTTTCATCATCAGTAATCAATCATCACTGACCTTGACATACATCGTCAGGTGAGACATTGGGTGAATTTGCTCTCTTGATTTCCATCTATCAGCAGAAGCCCAGTGATCCGGTGGGGGGATGTTGGCCGATTTGTCAAGAGTAAATCCGGTAAACTGTTGCAAGAGCCGGACTAGGTAAAACGACGCCTCGTTATACGCCAGCTATCCGCCGAGTCAGCGAGCACAGTCAGATTGGCTGTAATGTTTTGCCCTTACTTGTTGACCGAGGCATATTCTGGGCCCTGCGTTGAAGGGGCAAAAGATGAACgggtttggtaagaaatACTTCTGCAGTCTCTCGTCCAGGAACCTATCGGGGTCGAATTCAAGTGCTTAAAGTAACCGTCAGATGAGGTTGTGTACCCTTGACGTCTGATGTGATTTGTAGTGCTCACCATCAGGTCCCCATAGGTCTGTCCGCCGATGGAGGTTTATGACTGTGTACATGCAACTGCTCATAGCCGTAAATTTCTGGGTCGTTACAGATATTTGGGAACTTACGAGGTGTTCGCTGGCACATAAATCGGCTTTTCATCAGGTGTAGTAGGGGGCAGCACGACCGGTTTCACGTTTGTCCTGGAGAATGGCATGTCAGACGCCGAGGTTTTTCTTGCATTGACATTTGGTCGTGACGACGTGCCTGAAATTGATAGGGCTGCACAGGAAAAAAACGCGTTAATGGTCACTGAGGCCTAAGGTTTCAGTGGGAATTTGCTCATTGCTTACACAGGAGGATAGAACCTGAGGACCTCTGCAGATAGGAGTTAATGAACCAAATCCTATTGGATAAAGTATGCCGCCGACTAACCGTTCAGGAATGCTCTCATATATCTTAAATCACGAATTTGGTCGTAAGTCGGATTACCATTTGGTCCAACGTGGGTGTATATCTCCTCGCGCAGACGCCTCTCTATATCTGGGTATCTGGAAAGCATGTATACAGAGAATGTTAACAGGCACATGGTCTGTCAAACCTGGATCAGCGATTCATCAACCGCTGAAAAGTAGTAGAAATCGTACAGTATCCCGCCCAGCCACAAGAAGGTTGATGAGTTCGTCTTTGATTAATCTCTCGTCTGAAATTGCTAACGTTAACTTGAAATTGTATGAGGGGCGTTTTTTATAAGATGGGACCCTGCAGACCTTGTGTATTCTTCACAAGGTATCCGATAAGAGTTTCGTCATCCATGGTTTCCTTGATTTCTGATGTACCAATCATTTCCTCACGTCCCCCGTTTGTTTAATGCAGCTTGCATTAGCGGTTCTGTGAATTGGTCCATAATTTCTCGCAACGGCGCCACAACGTCCTTCCAAAACT
The sequence above is a segment of the Psilocybe cubensis strain MGC-MH-2018 chromosome 4, whole genome shotgun sequence genome. Coding sequences within it:
- a CDS encoding Uracil phosphoribosyltransferase, synthesizes UMP from uracil yields the protein MSSNSKPEVSPLAPPQPARPNNTNLAHLNPLPPSVFTLPQTAQLEALYTIIRDKETSRGDFLFYSDRIIRLLVEEGLNHLPVVARTVETPTGAVYNGVGFEGKICGVSILRAGEAMEAGLREVCRSVRIGKILIQRDEETTLPKLFYSKFPQDIASRYVLLLDPMLGKLSISQMFRQQADAFSVATGGSAMKAVEVLMEHGVPEERIIFINLIAAPEGLTTFCSRFPSLKVITGWIDQGLNDKAYIIPGLGDFGERRYCT